One window of Pseudomonas urmiensis genomic DNA carries:
- a CDS encoding Spy/CpxP family protein refolding chaperone: protein MRKTLIALMFAAALPTVAMAMPEGGPRHDGPHHRGDAPFAQLDLSRDQRQQIGKLMGEQMKQRRDITERYIAKLPAAEQKAMKDEIKASRDKADGQVRALLKPEQQKKFDELKKEREARKAEWKQFQAWKAEKAGKAQ from the coding sequence ATGCGCAAGACCCTTATCGCCCTGATGTTCGCCGCCGCCCTGCCGACCGTTGCCATGGCCATGCCTGAAGGCGGCCCGCGCCACGACGGCCCGCATCATCGCGGTGACGCGCCTTTCGCCCAACTGGATTTGTCCCGCGACCAGCGCCAGCAGATCGGCAAGCTGATGGGCGAGCAGATGAAACAACGCCGCGATATCACCGAGCGCTACATCGCCAAGCTGCCGGCCGCCGAGCAAAAGGCCATGAAGGACGAGATCAAGGCCAGCCGCGACAAGGCCGATGGCCAAGTGCGCGCCCTGCTCAAGCCTGAGCAGCAGAAGAAGTTCGACGAACTGAAGAAGGAGCGCGAAGCGCGCAAGGCTGAATGGAAGCAGTTCCAAGCCTGGAAAGCTGAAAAAGCCGGCAAGGCCCAGTAA
- a CDS encoding response regulator transcription factor — MSELLLIDDDQELCELLGSWLTQEGFEVRACHDGMSARQALAAHAPAAVVLDVMLPDGSGLELLKQLRSEHAELPVLMLSARGEPLDRILGLELGADDYLAKPCDPRELTARLRAVLRRSHPAATTTQVEIGDLAFSPARGVVSIEGREMTLTLSESRILEALLRQPGEPLDKQELAQIALGRKLTLYDRSLDMHVSNLRKKVGPHPDGRPRIVALRSRGYYYSL; from the coding sequence ATGAGCGAGCTGTTACTGATTGATGATGACCAGGAACTCTGCGAGCTGCTCGGCAGCTGGCTGACCCAGGAAGGTTTTGAAGTGCGCGCCTGCCACGATGGCATGAGCGCGCGCCAAGCCCTGGCTGCCCACGCCCCGGCAGCCGTGGTGCTGGATGTAATGCTGCCCGACGGCAGCGGTCTGGAGCTGCTCAAGCAGTTGCGCAGCGAGCATGCTGAACTGCCGGTGCTGATGCTCTCCGCGCGCGGCGAGCCGCTGGACCGGATTCTTGGCCTTGAACTGGGCGCCGACGATTACCTGGCCAAACCGTGCGACCCGCGTGAGCTTACCGCCCGCCTGCGCGCGGTGCTGCGCCGCAGCCACCCCGCCGCGACCACCACCCAAGTCGAAATTGGCGACCTGGCGTTCAGCCCGGCCCGCGGCGTGGTCAGCATCGAGGGCCGCGAGATGACCCTGACCCTTTCGGAAAGCCGCATCCTTGAAGCCCTGCTGCGCCAACCTGGCGAGCCGCTGGATAAACAGGAACTGGCGCAGATCGCCCTGGGCCGCAAGCTGACCCTGTACGACCGCAGCCTGGACATGCATGTCAGCAACCTGCGCAAGAAGGTTGGGCCACACCCCGATGGCCGCCCGCGCATCGTCGCCCTGCGCAGCCGCGGCTATTACTACAGCCTCTGA
- a CDS encoding translation initiation factor 2 produces MRQGPLFLLLCLLLLSPLASAEQTLSLEAGARITELQQRLEESEKQRAALTEQLHNADSERESAQLTRLRQDNQRLKLSIKQMQADTAQSPLSDQQLWFLIGSGVALFSVLCGIFASGGHRRRRQWLN; encoded by the coding sequence ATGCGCCAAGGTCCGTTGTTCCTGCTGCTTTGCTTGCTGTTGCTGAGCCCATTGGCCAGTGCCGAACAAACCCTGTCGCTGGAAGCCGGTGCCCGGATCACCGAGCTGCAACAGCGCCTTGAAGAGAGTGAAAAGCAGCGTGCAGCCCTCACCGAGCAATTGCACAACGCCGACAGTGAGCGAGAAAGCGCCCAGCTCACACGCCTGCGCCAGGACAACCAGCGCCTGAAGCTGTCGATCAAGCAAATGCAGGCCGATACCGCGCAATCGCCACTGAGCGATCAACAATTATGGTTCCTGATTGGCTCAGGCGTTGCACTGTTCTCGGTACTCTGCGGTATCTTTGCCAGTGGCGGACACAGAAGACGCCGTCAATGGTTGAATTGA
- a CDS encoding YciI family protein, whose amino-acid sequence MLYAIIASDVANSLEKRLAARPAHIERLQQLKAEGRVVLAGPHPAIDSNDPGEAGFSGSLIVAEFDSLSAAQAWADADPYIAAGVYDKVVVKPFKQVLP is encoded by the coding sequence ATGCTCTACGCCATCATCGCCAGCGACGTCGCCAACTCCCTGGAAAAACGCCTGGCTGCCCGCCCTGCGCACATCGAGCGCCTGCAGCAACTCAAGGCCGAAGGCCGCGTGGTGCTGGCCGGCCCGCACCCGGCCATCGACAGCAACGACCCGGGCGAAGCAGGTTTCAGCGGCAGCCTGATCGTTGCCGAGTTCGACTCGCTAAGCGCCGCGCAAGCCTGGGCCGATGCTGACCCGTACATTGCCGCAGGTGTGTACGACAAAGTGGTTGTGAAGCCGTTCAAGCAAGTCCTGCCTTGA
- a CDS encoding septation protein A produces the protein MKQFIDFIPLLLFFIVYKLDPRPLEFAGHSFELGGIYSATAVLIASSLVVYGALFIRQRKLEKGQWLTLVACLVFGGLTLAFHSETFLKWKAPVVNWLFALAFAGSHIIGDRVLIKRIMGHALSLPDAIWTRLNLAWIGFFLICGAANLFVAFTFQDFWVDFKVFGSLGMTVLFLVAQGVYLSRHLHDSDPTTPKTED, from the coding sequence GTGAAACAATTCATCGATTTCATCCCGCTGCTGCTGTTCTTCATCGTCTACAAGCTCGACCCGCGCCCACTGGAGTTCGCTGGCCACAGCTTCGAACTGGGCGGTATCTACAGTGCAACGGCAGTATTGATCGCAAGCTCGCTGGTGGTCTACGGCGCACTGTTCATCCGTCAACGCAAGCTGGAAAAAGGTCAGTGGCTGACCCTGGTCGCGTGCCTGGTGTTCGGCGGTCTGACCCTGGCGTTCCATAGCGAGACCTTCCTCAAATGGAAGGCACCGGTGGTCAACTGGCTGTTCGCCCTGGCCTTCGCCGGTAGCCATATCATCGGCGACCGGGTGTTGATCAAGCGCATCATGGGCCACGCGCTGAGCTTGCCCGATGCCATCTGGACGCGGTTGAACCTGGCCTGGATCGGCTTCTTCCTGATCTGCGGCGCGGCCAACCTGTTCGTCGCCTTCACCTTCCAGGACTTCTGGGTCGACTTCAAAGTGTTCGGCAGCCTGGGCATGACGGTGTTGTTCCTAGTCGCCCAAGGTGTTTACCTGTCGCGCCACCTGCACGACAGCGACCCTACCACCCCCAAGACCGAGGATTGA